Proteins found in one Siniperca chuatsi isolate FFG_IHB_CAS linkage group LG22, ASM2008510v1, whole genome shotgun sequence genomic segment:
- the LOC122869886 gene encoding flocculation protein FLO11-like: MTTSGGSTVDAVSITSRPPLTTVASVTPSGSTRTSGSTTTGGLTITSGSTSTNGSTTTGASIITDGSPTTGRSTTAASSVTTDGSVTSQETTSPVGLGGAVTTAAPFVVVLTANLEEPFVEELKNPSSIQYRALERRVVTACDLIYRARFGFLFIRTFVIRFSRVVARTRMENTNAEVGLEFNNTASQDQIPQDDVVVDTLVQALSNPNNTFNLTVDTNTIEIIRTPNTTLSSPTTATNSNTTSTPPKTAAPATTTTATPVTTATTAAMTVSVTAVATTTVQFIKRKLTFRSAGETFTNDLLNPSSFAFVNRAEMIKMMLEPFYQRAFSSFRSLAVISFSNGSIINTVDLSFASTSVPSNTQIADVLAGAASNITAFNIDTTSFFVDGTHVSSGVSHKTSLITAFFLVLLSWLLSSQQ; encoded by the exons ATGACAACAAGTGGTGGATCAACAGTAGATGCAGTTTCAATCACAAGTCGTCCGCCATTGACAACTGTAGCATCAGTCACACCCAGTGGGTCAACTCGTACCAGTGGATCAACTACAACTGGTGGATTAACAATAACCAGTGGGTCAACAAGTACCAATGGATCAACTACAACTGGTGCTTCAATAATAACTGATGGTTCTCCAACAACTGGACGGTCAACTACAGCTGCTTCTTCAGTTACAACTGATGGATCAGTAACATCTCAAGAAACAACTAGTCCTGTTGGACTAGGTGGTGCAGTTACCACAGCTGCCccctttgttgttgttctcacAGCAAACTTGGAAGAACCATTTGTAGAAGAACTCAAAAATCCAAGCAGTATACAATACAGAGCACTTGAAAGAAGAGTTGTAACAGCA TGTGATCTCATCTACAGGGCAagatttggttttcttttcatcCGCACATTTGTCATACGATTTAg TCGTGTTGTAGCAAGGACACGAATGGAGAACACTAATGCAGAGGTGGGACTCGAATTCAACAATACAGCTTCACAAGATCAAATCCCACAAGATGATGTTGTTGTGGACACCTTAGTACAAGCTCTGAGTAACCCCAACAACACCTTCAACCTCACTGTTGATACAAACACCATTGAAATCATAC GAACTCCAAATACAACATTAAGTTcaccaactacagcaacaaatTCAAATACTACATCTACTCCGCCTAAAACTGCTGCACCTGCAACCACAACTACAGCAACTCCAGTTACAACTGCTACGACTGCTGCAATGACAGTGTCTGTAACAGCAGTTGCTACAACTACTGTACAATTCATAAAACGGAAGCTGACTTTCAGATCTGCGGGAGAGACATTTACAAATGACTTGCTGAATCCGTCATCGTTTGCATTTGTAAATCGAGCTGAAATGATAAAGATGATG CTCGAACCTTTCTACCAAAGAGCATTCTCTTCATTCAGATCCTTGGCAGTGATTTCATTCAG TAATGGATCAATCATCAACACGGTGGACCTAAGCTTTGCATCCACATCAGTTCCCAGTAACACTCAGATTGCAGATGTTTTGGCTGGAGCAGCTTCAAATATCACAGCTTTCAACATTGACACCACTTCCTTTTTTGTGGATGGCACAC ACGTGTCAAGTGGAGTAAGCCACAAGACCAGTCTCATCACTGCATTCTTCCTTGTGCTGCTGTCATGGTTACTGTCAAGCCAGCAATAG
- the LOC122870673 gene encoding uncharacterized protein LOC122870673: MCAFSVGRPQRGNIHAELGLQFNNVASPDQIPQADAVADTLISALNNPNNTFGLAVDPTSIQVIRSTTGGSTTTTGPTTSGGTAAPSPVVVLAATLEEAFVEELNNRSSVQYRDLETRVETAFDSIFSERFGLLFIRTFVIGFRPQRGNIHAELGLQFNNVASPDQIPQADAVADTLISALNNPNNTFGLAVDPTSIQVIRSTTGGSTTTTGPTTSGGTAAPSPVVVLAATLEEAFVEELNNRSSAQYRDLETRVETAVHTT, from the exons ATGTGTGCTTTTTCTGTCGGAAGGCCACAAAGGGGAAACATCCATGCAGAGTTGGGGCTCCAGTTCAACAACGTGGCGTCACCCGATCAAATCCCACAGGCTGATGCTGTTGCAGACACCTTAATAAGTGCTCTAAATAACCCCAACAACACCTTCGGCCTCGCTGTTGATCCCACCTCCATCCAAGTGATTC GCTCAACAACTGGCgggtcaacaacaactaccgggCCGACGACAAGTGGAGGCACCGCAGCTCCCTCACCGGTTGTGGTTCTCGCAGCAACCTTGGAAGAAGCATTTGTAGAAGAGCTCAACAATCGCAGCAGCGTACAATACAGAGATCTCGAAACACGAGTTGAAACAGCG TTCGACTCCATCTTCAGTGAGAGATTTGGCCTCCTTTTCATCCGCACCTTTGTCATCGGATTTCG GCCACAAAGGGGAAACATCCATGCAGAGTTGGGGCTCCAGTTCAACAACGTGGCGTCACCCGATCAAATCCCACAGGCTGATGCTGTTGCAGACACCTTAATAAGTGCTCTAAATAACCCCAACAACACCTTCGGCCTCGCTGTTGATCCCACCTCCATCCAAGTGATTC GCTCAACAACTGGCgggtcaacaacaactaccgggCCGACGACAAGTGGAGGCACCGCAGCTCCCTCACCGGTTGTGGTTCTCGCAGCAACCTTGGAAGAAGCATTTGTAGAAGAGCTCAACAATCGCAGCAGCGCACAATACAGAGATCTCGAAACACGAGTTGAAACAGCGGTGCATACAACTTGa